TCCTTCACACAGGGACAAAAGGAAGTGACGGCGGTGGCGGAATTACAGCGACGGCCGCTGAAGTACAGCCTGCCGGGTGACCTGTACGGCCAGAGGGAGCTCACAGATGTTCCCAAAGGCAAACTGACCATCGCTGAGGCTCTGAAGGCCCTCAGCAGCCACCAGCGACAGCCTCAGGACTGGACGGTGGAAAAGATCTCTCAGGAATACTGGCTGGACCTGAAAGAGACGCAGGCTCTCGTACAGTTCTTCATGCCCTTCCAGGTTCACATCATTCCACCCAAGACTGACAGCGTCAAACAGATAAAGTCTTCTTAGGACTGGAAGACACCGctgctttatttatgtatgaCAATAAAATGCATGGGAAGAGTGAGCTGATAGAAACTGATGAGCAGAGGTTAACAATGATCAATACGTACAAATGAtgaaattactttattttttggatGTTAAACAAAGTCCACAGGTCCAAAATGAAACCggtttaaaggaatagttcaacattttgctttctttcatGTGACGTGATTAGCCTAGCTTAACATAAAGAATGGAAGCGGGTGGAAACAGCTAGCATGGCTGTgtccaaagttaaaaaaaatacacctaccaacacctttaaagctcacgatgtaacatttttaaaatttgtacACAAAGCTGTGGTGGTGCACTGAGGCACTGGACGGATAGATAAACTGTGGTTTGTCAAGAAATAGTTCCAGTatgtacatataaaatacatttttgtcggaatacacatatatatcatGTTAATTTGTAGGTTTTCAAGGAGTttttgcttccagtctttatgctaagctaggctaacttTGCTctgaactgttcctttaaggtGTAGAAGACTGTGGATTATGGTATGAAGGTATAAACAGTATATATCTATACAACCAGCTGCTCCAAGTGAAGTCAGTGAGCTAAATCTGTGATGAGCTCCATTAGAATATTTGGGTGTTGTAGGAGCTGATAACGTAAACGCGACAATAATGTGATAACGACTGCTAACGTAATAGTGACTGCTAACGTAATAATTTTGcccattttttaatgtaataagccaGTGACGTAATAGCTTGGtaaaaattctttaaaaatgtaataactggagctgataatgtaataatatggtaatataactttatttagattttattttttggatATAAAGTTTCACACTTCCACTTAGTCTTACTATTCTCTTTCAAATAGTTGCCAATATTATAACTGATAATGTAACTGGCAAAAAGTTATAACATTATGTCTGGGATTGTATTACGTTATATGCAGATATTACCATATCGgtttattacattacaaaacgggcaaaattattacattatcagtcattattatgttattggtcATTATTACGTTATCAGCTGCTACAGGTGTGTTCCATGTTATGTGAATGTGGATCTCACAGTGTCAATATGGAATCTAGCAAAAGgagtcatccatccatccatccatcccttacagtacagtacaagaTGACACACAACCCAGGAGTTACTGTGGCTCCACTAAAGACTCACAGGACAAGCTTCTAAAAGAGATTACATTGACATGTTTTAAGTTAGAAAAGGTCTGGTAGTTAAAAACAGATCTCTACAAATCAGTGAAGCTTCTgtgacaaatgaaatgaaagctcAGTGTAGATTTGACATAAAAAGCTACCATTATCCAGCTTTATAAAGTCACAGTTGAGATGAGGGTTGTAATTAACATTGAATATATGTGAACAACAGATTTTATTGTCTGCTAAAATAGGAAAAACAGGTGAACAGCAGTCATCAGTGTAGCTCTGTTATCTAATATTTGTCATGAAAGCTGGGAGCAATACAGATGTGCTGTTTAAATGTCATTCATTTGAAAGTGtgtttgaaaatgcatttattattaatgtgtttaaagGAGCATACAACGGGAAACTGATTTGATAGAATGAATCAATGTCCAGAGCTTTAAAGTTCTTATGGTAACCCTAGGTTTGCAAAAACTTTGTAAggaagtagtaactttaacTCAGACCATGTttcaacccaaaccatgatatttATCTAACTCTAACCAATTGGTTGCTGTGCCGAAAGCTAACCAGCtatgtcacaccataaaacagtgacacaagaacattttaaagctgcTTGTGACAGGTTTCTTTTTGCAAATCTAGGGTTACCATTTTGCCAAACAAGCATTTCTAAGCTCAAGAATGAACGTTCAGAGCTCACCGTGAGCTCTTGTGGGTGATAAGACTGAACTTGTGTGTACTTAAAACTTGAATTTGCTGCACATACgcacattttttcaaaataaattatattatagatGATTTTGTCTTTATTGTTATTCCAGTTGTTGCCTCTGTAATTTAAAGACGTGGTTGCATGAGTAACCACTGTGATCAACGTGATGATGTCGTCATATTCAAATAATTATCTCAGCCTAACCAAACATAAATCACACAGTAGTAATTTTGATAACACTGACATTACTTTTACAATAACGCAAACACCCACGTACCCAAAAAGGCACTTCCTCCAATAGAGCCACGACCCCTTTGCCTGGTTCGTCGTTCCTATTGGGTAACACTGGAAAGGGGGTGTTACCTAGGAAAGTGCACTCTTGCCCATGAAAGTGGCTCGTGTGGGTGTCAGTTATCACTGAATACAAAGCTGCGCCAAAGTAGCGAGAGAAGGCGCGAATGCTGCCGGAAGCTGTGCTGTTCTGCCTtcaaaataatacacatattttataaaaaatacAGTGCAGTATTAGAAACGTTTGAGACAGGATAGTAGAAGTCATGctatagaaatatattttaagaaatatttttgttGATGTGTATGGGGAACTTCTGTTGAACAGGTAAAGaatttataatacatttttatttcacagcAGGGGTTAACTTTGCAAGGTGACCATATAAATCCTCTATATCTAAACTCATACTTCCAATTCCTCAGAAGTATACACAAGGAATGACTATATGCAAGTGAAACCGTTTCTGTGAACCATAAACAGGATACAAATAGCACAACGTTAAAGTTGAAATGAGGatgataagatattcctttattagtcccacaatggggaaatttggggacagtaaaaatagaagagcatgtACCAGAGATGATATTGTGAGTGGTTACAATATATACAGCCTGTAAGGATATACAGTAGTTAGTCAAATATATTGCACTGCATATTGTAATTACACTGATTTATGCATTATATCCACTGATCCTTTACTCCACAAGTAGGTTTACTTCAACTTAATGTACTCTTTCTACactttattgtcttttattattattgttattattagtagtagtagtagtagtagtagtagtagtggtagtagtatcatcattatcactgcAGTGTACGTAGGAGTGTCTGTGAAAAAGCACTTGCACATAAAAAACTAGTTAGAAGCATTTACTTTGCAAGTCCATACAGGaaggagtatgtgtgtgttgtcgcTGCCTTGCCGGAAGTTCCCCACAGTGTGTAGTTAGTATCAGTGGTGGTCATTAGGACTACATACGAGTAGACAGACTGGTACATTTCACAGAGGAGGACGGCTCACTCACATCTCACAGCTGTTTGAAGGGAAAAAACGGATTAAGGAGAAGGCAAGAAACACTCGactccatgttctctccttctctgtaaACGGCGGATAATCTGTActcctcactggaaacaaaGCCACACCAACCAGATGCGGCTCTCACTTTATCTACGGCTGCAGCTGTGTAGGTGGAGGCATTATCTGCTGTCGCACTGTTGATAAAAACCGCCAGAGTAAAGCTCACAGGGATTACATTTAGAAGCAGCATCAGAAGTGTTTTATCCTCACCACAGCGACGACACGAAGATCGTTTCCGAAGTGAGATGCACCATTTGGAGGAGTGAGCTTCGACACTTggcccgctgctgctgctgctgctgctgttgccttGGCTTCAATATGGGAGACTGAAGCAGGTAATGTCAACAGAGACGCCGTTAAAGATAACAAGAAGGGGTCgataactataataaaacatttgaatttaaatctAAGATACGTTTTCTAGACAGTGAAAGTAAAACGcgtttgtttgggtttttttttttgcgctcTCTTCGTCCTAACAGATGGAAACTCTAACATGAATCAGTGTTTGTCGTCTCAACCATTTTGCTCCCATAACAACAGAACAGAGGCTGgagtcacacacactgaatgatAAGAAGGTAACACTGTCATGGGGAGCTGCTGTTGGCTTCAGCTGCTCTCAGTGGGAGGTCTGTGTGTGGAGTGAAGGCCTGCTTAGAAAGAGGTGGGATCATATTTGGCATttagtacccccccccccccccccccctcaacatTTAGGTCAGTTTTCAGCACACCTCAAAGCTCATTTCACAGATTGATTCATCTGTTGTGcaaatttctttaaaaatttTTAAAGCATAGagtggattagggtaatgtggggcaactttttctattcagttattCTAAAGCTAACTAGTATAATGCAAAGTGTGTAAGTTCTattgtttaacattacacatgtgaacacacaggCTACTAGTTTTTATAAAACAATCTGATGCAAAAAGCAAAGCAACAAGTAGGCCGACAacattaaatgaccaaatatgggtATGCACATTTCAGAGAGTTTTGGCAGATAAAGCTGCTttgtataaatcaaagtatttctaagcctTAAAAACTAGTGTCCCAGATTATAAAATCCACTCATTCTGAAATGATTTGACACGAGgaatattattatatgtgcCATTTTCCTTTTCAGTACGATATCTAAAAATTGTCTTCTGATATAACAAGCAAACATCTGagggatttcataatgacattaggtgttgatataatgtgttgGATTCATATGTTAATATGGtgaacaagtcagaattgcaaaaatGACCCTAATCCACCCTATATGTAAAGATGTTAACTTGAATCTCTCCTGCAGGGTCACCAACATCATGTGTCCAACATATGGCCACTTGTTAACTTCTAGAGAAATACTTGACTTGGATATCTGacttatatttcatatatgCACAATAACCAGGGTTGTCAAGGTTACTTTGGAGATGTAATATGttatagattactagttactctatttaaaatgtaataagtaatgtaactatttcagttacttaatcaaagtcatgtaacttattacatttgatgacttttctaatgttctaactaatgttttcagctgttagggtaaatgttcccattaagcaccaaaatctaggttgaggtgtttttcatggatactgacatgatttataagagagatcatttcttataaagcaacatttatctctcattgtaaaatctattcattagttcatgtagattttagaatataaaataaaataaaataaagatatttaatgaAAAAGTCAAGTCTGTCatgagtttaattggtactgtgacaccatttaagctcacgtgtgctccaaataagatttatttactaaatataaaaaatattgatttcaaataattagaaatggcaatatatgtattcagtaacatgttcttTCAAATTCAGACAGAAAATTAAATCATGATGTTGCTGAAAATCATTTATAAAGTAAAGTGGAACAAGTTAAGGTCCTTAAATTGGAAACTCTGAACTTGTGAACCTGAAATCAAAGtttttaatgcaaaatataaataaaatattcactagtgtttgggtgtgtttgggtgtataaaaatcaaattaagTTAAAACAAAATAGATTCAACACGTTATTTCCTTAAATTTGACTCAACCCACCACCTGTcttaatcactgaatcacttgaGTATTCAGCTAACATTACTGCAACCGAGCTAGCAACCTGACGCTTATTCTCAATTTATTTTAAGTGTACACTGTCTAATCCAAAATGCTTCCTCTCATTACAGCTTGCTCATTATCTCAATTTTGCTAGCAACAAGAACATTAGCCTAGTTTAGTGATAAAGTAGTGGCCTGTATCTCTTTTATACAGTCAATTCTTAGAACAGATTGAAAAGTTAGAACAGATTATTACACATCCAGCATTTGTATGACTCAAATAAAAAGTCTCAACCCTCACAGTGTTTTTTCAGTTACTTTCTCACAAAAAAGATCAGATTATTTTGGCTTTTCTTTGCTTCCATATCAGTCCATCATCAGTATTAAACAATACCAGCTGAAAAAGACCAGGTGCTTTCTGACAGCTTGTTATTGCATTCACTTGTAAATCTTTTCACATCAACAAAGACTCCTTTCGAGGCAGGCTGCCAGTGAATCTTTTAGTCTCCTCCGTGTACTCCCAAGTGATTCAAGGTTACAAGATGTGACTGAGAAGCTCTCATCATGTTTCTTTCCCTGCAATTCTCTGTTGCATAATTGCGTCGCCACATATTTCAGCAATTCTCAGCCTTTCAGAATGTTAAGTGCTCGATCATCGTTTTTTTACTGCGGCTTTACTTGATTGCTTGGAGGCTCAAGTGGCTATTTTAACATTGTAGGTCAGTCTGGCCCCCGAAAGGATGAAGAACAGATGCGGCATTACCTTCCCTTTTAGAGATACCCCGCTGCACTGTATGGTCATCAACAAGGCCCATCTCCTctcaaaaaatgtcaaatgaatggAGCAGGAAATGGATCCAAGATTAAACCAGTTTCTTATTTCCTCTCATTCAGCAGGTCTTCATTGTGATGAAGCAGCGGGGAACCGTGGCTCTACAATACTCTCGTCATCATCATATGAATAAAGCAAAGTCTTACCAGCTTCACTGCTGCCAGCCTGTTTATCTCCTTACTACTAagccttttctctctttgctgtCTTGGTGACAGATGTGATAACACTATCTGTGGAGTGACTATATATCCAAGTATCAAAGCAACAGCCATCCTGTGTTATAATAGCATAGCTCCATGGCAGAAAAAAGGCTGACATGCTTTTTAATGCCTCCACTGTGCACAAAATTGCTCATAATTGCTTGATTTTCACACCCACGCTGGGctagaaataaacaaacaaaaaaaagcttcatttgTGTGGACATGAATCATTTTAAGACCTTACAAATGAACTTTAAAAGCCGCCCTTCACTACGCCACATTTATTTGGCATTTGCTGCTTAGCCACTGTAAATGATACCAGGCTGTCTGAAATAACAGCGTCCAATGTTTATACAAGTGTACAAGTGATAAGGGTTTTTATTGCAGTATTTGACTTGTCCCCAGTTGAACACTGGCTGCTGGTTACTGGCAGCGGTTGAGAAAAGCACTTTGTTTTAACAGCGTCTGGCAAACACCAGGAGATTCTTTATTTTTCCGCTAGTTAGACAAACACAGTACAGTGACAATTTTTATTTAGGTTCTTAAGGAAAATACACGTGTTGACTTTCTTTCCCACAGTTAGCTGAGAAGGTGATAACAAGATgtagttagcctagcttagcataaaaaagtggaagcagagggaaacagctagcttggctTCGTCCAAAGGGAAACCTACCAACAGCTCTTActtgctttttttaatgcagtgtaCACCAAGAGAGTTTAAATTTAACCAAGAGAAATGTACAAATATCATTGTTTAGTTAGTCAGGCTTCATGAGGCTGCCCACAGTCACTACACCGGACTGTTAGCTAAGAAAGTTCCGGAATGTAACTCCACCTAAAACAAGAAGTTGTTGAGATGTTTATactgattaaacaaacaagacgCAACCATTTTTAGaggtgtttgtatgtgtatttttgtatagaggctagcagtttcccctTTTTCGTAGTCTTTACGCTAAGCTACGCTGTAAATAAAGGTTatattactgctactactaaCCACCTCTTGACTCCAGCACTGGACTTAAACATACAAGACTTTGACTCAATCTTCTCTTCTCCCTATCAAAGATGAAAGCAAATAAGTAGCTAAATGTTGAACTACTCTTTTATTCACAGTGACTTTGATTATTTGTAGCATTAAAATCCTTATAACATTTTGAACCAGTTAACTTTAGGTTTTGAGAGTTCATCAAACTCTTTCACACTGAGTTCCTGAAAAGTCtatgaaaacaacagaaagatTTTAGTATGCAGGTTCTACGCTACATTTGTTTTCTTAACTTATAGCACTCATTGAATTTGTCATGCTTTGATACATACAAAATTAAAACAGCAAGTCCAGCAAACTGTTTAGCTTTTGTGATAGAAGGGCAggagtttgcatgtttttcAATTGGAAACGGCCAcaattctttcattttcattttatgtcaatACTAATAATTCTTAACATACTTGAATTATTATACTCGTCACTCATTCTGGTTGAACCGTAGCGAGTATAAGTCAAAGTGATATTTAATGTTGGTAGAGTGTTGTCTGTATGTTTGACAGAGATCATGGCAGTGAGGAGTTAACCAGGGAGATGTAGTTATATAACTGTGGGTTACAGCCTCACAGTGTTACAACTCCAAGGGGAATTTTGACAGGAAGGATGCAGGCTTAATCTGGTCCTTTCACACAGATGGTTTTAATTTTTATATCAACTCTTTAGTCTTTGTATTTACTCCAGAATCAGAGGGAACTTTCAGTTACAGTCACAGTGATTAGTATGTATATTGtgtgatatgtttttttatttgtctgcttTCACTACATTTTTGTGTACATTGTAGGTTCTGGCAGCCATGAAGATGCCGACATGTTGTGTTGAGCTGGGAATACCTGCATCCACAACATCATGTTCAGCATGAGCTCACCAGCGATGATGCCTGTTCACCCTGGGGAAGAATGGTTCACTCCGCTACTGTTCCCCTTCCAGAGGCAGGGGACATTGAAGCCAGTCTCTGCTGCCTCGTTACGGGGCTGCTGAACCTTTCCGCGAGGCCACTGATGGAGAACATCTCCATGGCAAACGTTTCCCTTGGTTCCCGGTCGCCCCCGGAGCCGGTCACACCGACGGCGGATCCCCCGGAGAGCCTGCAAGGTGTCGGCCTACCTCTGCAGGTCTTCTTCTGCTTCGTCATGGTGGCCATCCTGCTGGTGGCTCTATTGGGAAACGTGGTGGTGTGCCTGATGGTTTACCAGAGATCCGCCATGCGCTCGGCCATCAACATCCTCCTGGCGAGCCTGGCGTTTGCAGACATGATGCTGGCCATCCTGAACATGCCATTCGCTCTGGTTACTGTCGTGACCACCAACTGGATTTTCGGGGACGTTTTCTGTCGAGTTTCGGCCATGCTCTTTTGGTTCTTTGTGATGGAGGGCGTGGCTATACTGCTTATAATAAGCATAGATCGCTTTCTTATTATTGTCCAGAAGCAAGATAAGCTGAGCCCACAGAGAGCTAAAGTGCTAATCGTGGTCACATGGGgactctcttttattttttctttccctctagCTGTTGGTTCCCCTCCCCTACAGATCCCTCCCAGGGcccctcagtgtgtgtttggctaCAGCATTGAGCCTGGTTACCACGCATATGTATTGATAATAATGCTAGTCTTCTTCTTCATACCTTTCATGGTCATGCTGTACACATTCATGGGAATCCTGAACACCATCCGCCACAACGCCATCCGCATCCACAGCCACCCGGACAGCATCTGTCTGAGCCAGGCCAGCAAACTGGGTCTGCTGAGCCTCCAGAGGCCCTTCCAAATGAACATAGACATGAGCTTCAAGACCCGTGCCTTCAccaccatcctcatcctcttctccgTGTTTACAGTGTGCTGGGCACCCTTCACTGCCTACAGTCTGGTAACTACCTTCAGTGATGGCTTCTACCACAAAGACAGCTTTTTTCAAGTGAGTACATGGGTCCTGTGGTTGTGCTACCTCAAGTCAGCCCTCAACCCTCTCATTTACTACTGGCGGATCAAGAAGTTCCGCGATGCCTGCCTCGATCTGATGCCCAAGTACTTCAAGTTTCTTCCTCAGCTGCCAGGCAACACCAAGAGGCGCATACAGCCGAGCGCTGTGTACGTGTGCGGGGAGCATCGCTCTGTGGTTTAAAGGGGCAATCCACCCTTAAACACTtttacactgttaaaaaaaacatctactgACATGATGTACCTTACATTTCTGggactgtttttattgtttggtgGTATACTTCTCATAGCAGGTGTTCAGACAGAAAATAGCACTGCATTTAATAAAGGTTATGGGTTGCATTGATGTGGATGAGTGTCTGAAGATACCAGTGAGAAAATTAAATgtgaatgaaggagagaagttTGAGCTATATCCCTGAGTTTTACAGCTTATCAGATGATAAAACACCTGTTCAGTGgtttattacatttacaatattAGCTCTGATACCTAAACTTTGATATCGATACACCATACATAGAATTTAGTTGTTACTTGCTGCAGTTAGCAGCTGTAGAACTGTAGCATACGCTTGCTATTGCCAATAGTTAGCTGTTAATCGATTTACTGCCAAGAATAGTTTTGACCGGTAATGTATGTCATTTGCATGCTAGG
This genomic interval from Scomber japonicus isolate fScoJap1 chromosome 17, fScoJap1.pri, whole genome shotgun sequence contains the following:
- the ndufaf4 gene encoding NADH dehydrogenase [ubiquinone] 1 alpha subcomplex assembly factor 4 isoform X1, whose protein sequence is MGARVARMFRNVNIENRVHREISKEKPRAAPRHMADIPEVEATTESVHQKNDPLLALLKSVYVESKDPVAAAEGQKEVTAVAELQRRPLKYSLPGDLYGQRELTDVPKGKLTIAEALKALSSHQRQPQDWTVEKISQEYWLDLKETQALVQFFMPFQVHIIPPKTDSVKQIKSS
- the ndufaf4 gene encoding NADH dehydrogenase [ubiquinone] 1 alpha subcomplex assembly factor 4 isoform X2 produces the protein MGARVARMFRNVNIENRVHREISKEKPRAAPRHMADIPEVEATTESVHQKNDPLLALLKSVYVESKDPVAAAEEVTAVAELQRRPLKYSLPGDLYGQRELTDVPKGKLTIAEALKALSSHQRQPQDWTVEKISQEYWLDLKETQALVQFFMPFQVHIIPPKTDSVKQIKSS
- the gpr63 gene encoding probable G-protein coupled receptor 63 is translated as MVHSATVPLPEAGDIEASLCCLVTGLLNLSARPLMENISMANVSLGSRSPPEPVTPTADPPESLQGVGLPLQVFFCFVMVAILLVALLGNVVVCLMVYQRSAMRSAINILLASLAFADMMLAILNMPFALVTVVTTNWIFGDVFCRVSAMLFWFFVMEGVAILLIISIDRFLIIVQKQDKLSPQRAKVLIVVTWGLSFIFSFPLAVGSPPLQIPPRAPQCVFGYSIEPGYHAYVLIIMLVFFFIPFMVMLYTFMGILNTIRHNAIRIHSHPDSICLSQASKLGLLSLQRPFQMNIDMSFKTRAFTTILILFSVFTVCWAPFTAYSLVTTFSDGFYHKDSFFQVSTWVLWLCYLKSALNPLIYYWRIKKFRDACLDLMPKYFKFLPQLPGNTKRRIQPSAVYVCGEHRSVV